The Populus nigra chromosome 14, ddPopNigr1.1, whole genome shotgun sequence genome has a segment encoding these proteins:
- the LOC133672444 gene encoding senescence-specific cysteine protease SAG39-like produces the protein MRFTKQFQFVCLALLFISGAWPSKSTARTLLDAPMYERHEQWMTQYGRVYKDDSERATRYSIFKENVARIDAFNTQTGKSYKLGVNQFADLTNEEFKASRNRFKGHMCSPQAGPFRYENVSAVPSTMDWRKEGAVTPVKDQGQCGCCWAFSAVAAMEGINKLTTGKLISLSEQEVVDCDTKGEDQGCNGGLMDDAFKFIEQNKGLTTEANYPYKGTDGTCNTNKAAIHAAKITGFEDVPANSEAALMKAVAKQPVSVAIDAGGYDFQFYSSGIFTGGCDTQLDHGVTAVGYGVSDGSKYWLVKNSWGAQWGEEGYIRMQKDITAKEGLCGIAMQASYPTA, from the exons ATGAGATTCACTAAACAATTCCAATTTGTTTGTTTGGCCTTGCTCTTCATTTCGGGAGCTTGGCCTTCTAAATCCACAGCTCGAACCCTCCTGGATGCACCCATGTATGAGAGGCATGAGCAATGGATGACTCAGTATGGGCGTGTATACAAGGATGACAGCGAGAGGGCGACCCGTTACAGCATATTCAAGGAAAATGTTGCACGCATAGATGCTTTTAACACTCAAACCGGCAAATCTTACAAACTTGGTGTCAATCAATTTGCAGATCTTACAAATGAAGAGTTCAAAGCTTCACGCAATAGGTTCAAGGGCCATATGTGCTCTCCACAAGCAGGTCCTTTCAGATATGAAAACGTTTCTGCAGTGCCTTCTACCATGGACTGGAGAAAGGAAGGAGCTGTAACCCCTGTCAAGGACCAAGGACAGTGTG GTTGTTGTTGGGCATTTTCGGCAGTGGCGGCCATGGAAGGAATCAATAAGCTTACAACTGGTAAATTGATCTCCCTTTCAGAGCAAGAGGTTGTTGATTGTGACACTAAGGGTGAGGATCAAGGCTGCAACGGTGGTTTGATGGATGATGCCTTCAAATTCATTGAACAAAACAAGGGTCTAACAACTGAAGCTAACTACCCATACAAGGGAACAGATGGCACTTGCAACACTAACAAGGCAGCCATCCACGCAGCAAAGATCACCGGGTTTGAGGATGTGCCAGCAAACAGTGAAGCTGCACTGATGAAGGCTGTTGCCAAGCAACCAGTTTCTGTTGCTATTGACGCAGGTGGATATGATTTCCAATTCTACTCGAGTGGCATCTTTACAGGAGGTTGCGACACTCAACTAGACCATGGTGTCACTGCTGTTGGATATGGAGTCAGCGATGGATCAAAGTATTGGCTAGTGAAGAACTCATGGGGTGCACAATGGGGGGAAGAGGGATACATACGAATGCAGAAAGATA